One genomic region from Prunus persica cultivar Lovell chromosome G3, Prunus_persica_NCBIv2, whole genome shotgun sequence encodes:
- the LOC18788082 gene encoding pectin acetylesterase 3 isoform X1, which yields MKPQQKVSVCCCLGLLVVALAAALKEKEKEQVLWSKSWLDLADKDAADSASSALPTQTQTQPPLNLMVPLTLIDSAASKGAVCLDGTLPGYHLHPGYGSGANSWLIQLEGGGWCNSIRNCVYRKTTRRGSSKFMEKQLPFTGILSNKAEENPDFFNWNRVKLRYCDGASFSGDSQNEAAQLHFRGQRIWLAAMEELMSKGMQKADQALLSGCSAGGLASILHCDEFQDLFPETTRVKCLSDAGMFLDAIDVSGGHTLKNLYAGVVSLQEVEKNLPKTCIDHLDPTSCFFPQNLVANVKTPMFLLNAAYDAWQVQASLAPPSADPRGLWGACKSNHALCNSSQIQFFQDFRNQMLNAVRDFSVSTKNGLFINSCFAHCQSERQDTWFADDSPVLGNRAIALSVGDWYFDRLPVKAIDCAYPCDNTCHNLMFNEDLSSSSMTYSQSTRLSFTVLNLPSALMVPIICSRCIMWFHSVK from the exons ATGAAGCCGCAGCAGAAAGTAAGTGTATGTTGTTGTTTGGGTTTGTTGGTGGTGGCATTGGCGGCTGCcttgaaggagaaggagaaagagCAAGTGTTGTGGTCCAAGTCTTGGTTAGACTTAGCGGACAAAGATGCGGCGGACTCAGCCTCCTCAGCCTTACCCACACAGACACAGACGCAGCCTCCTCTCAATCTCATGGTTCCCCTCACTCTCATCGACTCTGCTGCTTCTAAAGGAgctg TCTGCTTGGATGGCACATTGCCCGGTTACCATCTTCATCCTGGCTATGGATCGGGGGCAAACAGCTGGCTCATTCAGTTGGAG GGAGGTGGGTGGTGTAACTCAATCAGAAATTGTGTTTATCGCAAAACTACTCGCCGCGGTTCATCCAAGTTCATGGAAAAGCAATTACCATTCACAGGAATATTGAGCAATAAAGCGGAAGAAAACCCTG ATTTCTTCAACTGGAACAGGGTCAAGCTACGTTACTGTGATGGGGCTTCTTTTAGTGGAGACAGTCAGAATGAG GCTGCACAACTTCATTTTCGAGGGCAACGGATATGGTTAGCCGCTATGGAAGAGTTAATGTCCAAAGGAATGCAGAAAGCTGACCAG GCTCTTCTTTCTGGATGTTCTGCTGGGGGTCTGGCATCCATACTACACTGTGATGAGTTCCAAGACTTGTTTCCCGAAACTACCAGAGTGAAATGTCTAAGTGATGCTGGAATGTTCCTTGATGC AATTGATGTATCTGGTGGCCACACTCTAAAGAATTTGTATGCTGGTGTGGTTAGCTTGCAG GAAGTGGAAAAAAATCTGCCAAAGACTTGCATCGACCACCTAGACCCAACTTCG tgcTTCTTTCCTCAAAATTTGGTTGCAAATGTTAAGACTCCCATGTTTCTTCTGAATGCAGCCTATGATGCATGGCAG gTTCAAGCTAGTTTAGCCCCTCCATCTGCAGATCCTCGTGGCTTATGGGGTGCATGCAAATCAAACCATGCACTTTGTAATTCATCCCAAATCCAGTTTTTCCAAG ACTTCAGGAATCAAATGCTCAATGCTGTTAGAGATTTCTCAGTGTCCACTAAAAATGGTTTATTCATCAATTCCTGCTTTGCTCACTGCCAATCTGAGAGACAAGATACATGGTTTGCTGATGATTCTCCTGTTCTTGGAAACAGG gCAATTGCATTGTCTGTTGGAGACTGGTACTTTGATCGACTGCCGGTTAAAGCTATTGACTGTGCATACCCCTGTGATAACACCTGCCACAATCTAATGTTCAA CGAAGATTTATCTTCCAGTTCCATGACATATTCTCAATCCACAAGGTTGTCTTTTACTGTGCTAAATCTGCCAAGTGCCTTGATGGTGCCCATAATATGTTCCAGATGCATCATGTGGTTTCATTCTGTCAAGTGA
- the LOC18788082 gene encoding pectin acetylesterase 3 isoform X2, producing the protein MKPQQKVSVCCCLGLLVVALAAALKEKEKEQVLWSKSWLDLADKDAADSASSALPTQTQTQPPLNLMVPLTLIDSAASKGAVCLDGTLPGYHLHPGYGSGANSWLIQLEGGGWCNSIRNCVYRKTTRRGSSKFMEKQLPFTGILSNKAEENPDFFNWNRVKLRYCDGASFSGDSQNEAAQLHFRGQRIWLAAMEELMSKGMQKADQALLSGCSAGGLASILHCDEFQDLFPETTRVKCLSDAGMFLDAIDVSGGHTLKNLYAGVVSLQEVEKNLPKTCIDHLDPTSVQASLAPPSADPRGLWGACKSNHALCNSSQIQFFQDFRNQMLNAVRDFSVSTKNGLFINSCFAHCQSERQDTWFADDSPVLGNRAIALSVGDWYFDRLPVKAIDCAYPCDNTCHNLMFNEDLSSSSMTYSQSTRLSFTVLNLPSALMVPIICSRCIMWFHSVK; encoded by the exons ATGAAGCCGCAGCAGAAAGTAAGTGTATGTTGTTGTTTGGGTTTGTTGGTGGTGGCATTGGCGGCTGCcttgaaggagaaggagaaagagCAAGTGTTGTGGTCCAAGTCTTGGTTAGACTTAGCGGACAAAGATGCGGCGGACTCAGCCTCCTCAGCCTTACCCACACAGACACAGACGCAGCCTCCTCTCAATCTCATGGTTCCCCTCACTCTCATCGACTCTGCTGCTTCTAAAGGAgctg TCTGCTTGGATGGCACATTGCCCGGTTACCATCTTCATCCTGGCTATGGATCGGGGGCAAACAGCTGGCTCATTCAGTTGGAG GGAGGTGGGTGGTGTAACTCAATCAGAAATTGTGTTTATCGCAAAACTACTCGCCGCGGTTCATCCAAGTTCATGGAAAAGCAATTACCATTCACAGGAATATTGAGCAATAAAGCGGAAGAAAACCCTG ATTTCTTCAACTGGAACAGGGTCAAGCTACGTTACTGTGATGGGGCTTCTTTTAGTGGAGACAGTCAGAATGAG GCTGCACAACTTCATTTTCGAGGGCAACGGATATGGTTAGCCGCTATGGAAGAGTTAATGTCCAAAGGAATGCAGAAAGCTGACCAG GCTCTTCTTTCTGGATGTTCTGCTGGGGGTCTGGCATCCATACTACACTGTGATGAGTTCCAAGACTTGTTTCCCGAAACTACCAGAGTGAAATGTCTAAGTGATGCTGGAATGTTCCTTGATGC AATTGATGTATCTGGTGGCCACACTCTAAAGAATTTGTATGCTGGTGTGGTTAGCTTGCAG GAAGTGGAAAAAAATCTGCCAAAGACTTGCATCGACCACCTAGACCCAACTTCG gTTCAAGCTAGTTTAGCCCCTCCATCTGCAGATCCTCGTGGCTTATGGGGTGCATGCAAATCAAACCATGCACTTTGTAATTCATCCCAAATCCAGTTTTTCCAAG ACTTCAGGAATCAAATGCTCAATGCTGTTAGAGATTTCTCAGTGTCCACTAAAAATGGTTTATTCATCAATTCCTGCTTTGCTCACTGCCAATCTGAGAGACAAGATACATGGTTTGCTGATGATTCTCCTGTTCTTGGAAACAGG gCAATTGCATTGTCTGTTGGAGACTGGTACTTTGATCGACTGCCGGTTAAAGCTATTGACTGTGCATACCCCTGTGATAACACCTGCCACAATCTAATGTTCAA CGAAGATTTATCTTCCAGTTCCATGACATATTCTCAATCCACAAGGTTGTCTTTTACTGTGCTAAATCTGCCAAGTGCCTTGATGGTGCCCATAATATGTTCCAGATGCATCATGTGGTTTCATTCTGTCAAGTGA
- the LOC18788082 gene encoding pectin acetylesterase 3 isoform X4, whose product MKPQQKVSVCCCLGLLVVALAAALKEKEKEQVLWSKSWLDLADKDAADSASSALPTQTQTQPPLNLMVPLTLIDSAASKGAVCLDGTLPGYHLHPGYGSGANSWLIQLEGGGWCNSIRNCVYRKTTRRGSSKFMEKQLPFTGILSNKAEENPDFFNWNRVKLRYCDGASFSGDSQNEAAQLHFRGQRIWLAAMEELMSKGMQKADQALLSGCSAGGLASILHCDEFQDLFPETTRVKCLSDAGMFLDAIDVSGGHTLKNLYAGVVSLQVQASLAPPSADPRGLWGACKSNHALCNSSQIQFFQDFRNQMLNAVRDFSVSTKNGLFINSCFAHCQSERQDTWFADDSPVLGNRAIALSVGDWYFDRLPVKAIDCAYPCDNTCHNLMFNEDLSSSSMTYSQSTRLSFTVLNLPSALMVPIICSRCIMWFHSVK is encoded by the exons ATGAAGCCGCAGCAGAAAGTAAGTGTATGTTGTTGTTTGGGTTTGTTGGTGGTGGCATTGGCGGCTGCcttgaaggagaaggagaaagagCAAGTGTTGTGGTCCAAGTCTTGGTTAGACTTAGCGGACAAAGATGCGGCGGACTCAGCCTCCTCAGCCTTACCCACACAGACACAGACGCAGCCTCCTCTCAATCTCATGGTTCCCCTCACTCTCATCGACTCTGCTGCTTCTAAAGGAgctg TCTGCTTGGATGGCACATTGCCCGGTTACCATCTTCATCCTGGCTATGGATCGGGGGCAAACAGCTGGCTCATTCAGTTGGAG GGAGGTGGGTGGTGTAACTCAATCAGAAATTGTGTTTATCGCAAAACTACTCGCCGCGGTTCATCCAAGTTCATGGAAAAGCAATTACCATTCACAGGAATATTGAGCAATAAAGCGGAAGAAAACCCTG ATTTCTTCAACTGGAACAGGGTCAAGCTACGTTACTGTGATGGGGCTTCTTTTAGTGGAGACAGTCAGAATGAG GCTGCACAACTTCATTTTCGAGGGCAACGGATATGGTTAGCCGCTATGGAAGAGTTAATGTCCAAAGGAATGCAGAAAGCTGACCAG GCTCTTCTTTCTGGATGTTCTGCTGGGGGTCTGGCATCCATACTACACTGTGATGAGTTCCAAGACTTGTTTCCCGAAACTACCAGAGTGAAATGTCTAAGTGATGCTGGAATGTTCCTTGATGC AATTGATGTATCTGGTGGCCACACTCTAAAGAATTTGTATGCTGGTGTGGTTAGCTTGCAG gTTCAAGCTAGTTTAGCCCCTCCATCTGCAGATCCTCGTGGCTTATGGGGTGCATGCAAATCAAACCATGCACTTTGTAATTCATCCCAAATCCAGTTTTTCCAAG ACTTCAGGAATCAAATGCTCAATGCTGTTAGAGATTTCTCAGTGTCCACTAAAAATGGTTTATTCATCAATTCCTGCTTTGCTCACTGCCAATCTGAGAGACAAGATACATGGTTTGCTGATGATTCTCCTGTTCTTGGAAACAGG gCAATTGCATTGTCTGTTGGAGACTGGTACTTTGATCGACTGCCGGTTAAAGCTATTGACTGTGCATACCCCTGTGATAACACCTGCCACAATCTAATGTTCAA CGAAGATTTATCTTCCAGTTCCATGACATATTCTCAATCCACAAGGTTGTCTTTTACTGTGCTAAATCTGCCAAGTGCCTTGATGGTGCCCATAATATGTTCCAGATGCATCATGTGGTTTCATTCTGTCAAGTGA
- the LOC18788082 gene encoding pectin acetylesterase 3 isoform X3 has translation MKPQQKVSVCCCLGLLVVALAAALKEKEKEQVLWSKSWLDLADKDAADSASSALPTQTQTQPPLNLMVPLTLIDSAASKGAVCLDGTLPGYHLHPGYGSGANSWLIQLEGGGWCNSIRNCVYRKTTRRGSSKFMEKQLPFTGILSNKAEENPDFFNWNRVKLRYCDGASFSGDSQNEAAQLHFRGQRIWLAAMEELMSKGMQKADQALLSGCSAGGLASILHCDEFQDLFPETTRVKCLSDAGMFLDAIDVSGGHTLKNLYAGVVSLQEVEKNLPKTCIDHLDPTSCFFPQNLVANVKTPMFLLNAAYDAWQVQASLAPPSADPRGLWGACKSNHALCNSSQIQFFQDFRNQMLNAVRDFSVSTKNGLFINSCFAHCQSERQDTWFADDSPVLGNRAIALSVGDWYFDRLPVKAIDCAYPCDNTCHNLMFK, from the exons ATGAAGCCGCAGCAGAAAGTAAGTGTATGTTGTTGTTTGGGTTTGTTGGTGGTGGCATTGGCGGCTGCcttgaaggagaaggagaaagagCAAGTGTTGTGGTCCAAGTCTTGGTTAGACTTAGCGGACAAAGATGCGGCGGACTCAGCCTCCTCAGCCTTACCCACACAGACACAGACGCAGCCTCCTCTCAATCTCATGGTTCCCCTCACTCTCATCGACTCTGCTGCTTCTAAAGGAgctg TCTGCTTGGATGGCACATTGCCCGGTTACCATCTTCATCCTGGCTATGGATCGGGGGCAAACAGCTGGCTCATTCAGTTGGAG GGAGGTGGGTGGTGTAACTCAATCAGAAATTGTGTTTATCGCAAAACTACTCGCCGCGGTTCATCCAAGTTCATGGAAAAGCAATTACCATTCACAGGAATATTGAGCAATAAAGCGGAAGAAAACCCTG ATTTCTTCAACTGGAACAGGGTCAAGCTACGTTACTGTGATGGGGCTTCTTTTAGTGGAGACAGTCAGAATGAG GCTGCACAACTTCATTTTCGAGGGCAACGGATATGGTTAGCCGCTATGGAAGAGTTAATGTCCAAAGGAATGCAGAAAGCTGACCAG GCTCTTCTTTCTGGATGTTCTGCTGGGGGTCTGGCATCCATACTACACTGTGATGAGTTCCAAGACTTGTTTCCCGAAACTACCAGAGTGAAATGTCTAAGTGATGCTGGAATGTTCCTTGATGC AATTGATGTATCTGGTGGCCACACTCTAAAGAATTTGTATGCTGGTGTGGTTAGCTTGCAG GAAGTGGAAAAAAATCTGCCAAAGACTTGCATCGACCACCTAGACCCAACTTCG tgcTTCTTTCCTCAAAATTTGGTTGCAAATGTTAAGACTCCCATGTTTCTTCTGAATGCAGCCTATGATGCATGGCAG gTTCAAGCTAGTTTAGCCCCTCCATCTGCAGATCCTCGTGGCTTATGGGGTGCATGCAAATCAAACCATGCACTTTGTAATTCATCCCAAATCCAGTTTTTCCAAG ACTTCAGGAATCAAATGCTCAATGCTGTTAGAGATTTCTCAGTGTCCACTAAAAATGGTTTATTCATCAATTCCTGCTTTGCTCACTGCCAATCTGAGAGACAAGATACATGGTTTGCTGATGATTCTCCTGTTCTTGGAAACAGG gCAATTGCATTGTCTGTTGGAGACTGGTACTTTGATCGACTGCCGGTTAAAGCTATTGACTGTGCATACCCCTGTGATAACACCTGCCACAATCTAATGTTCAAGTGA
- the LOC18788091 gene encoding uncharacterized protein LOC18788091 has product MASDESMTIRSCISMQEDEYDDYTTDDGYDHHPHLHNLSRLSMCTSRSSTYGAPDQDEIDDDVDGNYFYQGLHQDQDHDAQEQSGMSMYMSLLSMESFDGDVDEEETLSSNDKRTKQVLLEAGLSSDSDKEPGCCYSLPATPPRPRTQASAPAGMFNYKHDNPMLVKEYASENEAQTLMSVDSKKRSRRSRRRISSDNKENMNMMMTRMGSNQLDHCHSFSGESEGGSGTGVVVITRPKGGRRSLCMDLEEVKACRDLGFELEHQHMLQEMPSRLSLSTPTPTLTLDTNTTCSSGGNSPIANWRISSPGDDPRDVKARLKVWAQAVALASTSRQGSGAD; this is encoded by the exons ATGGCGTCAGATGAAAGTATGACCATCCGCTCCTGCATCTCCATGCAGGAAGACGAGTATGACGATTATACGACGGATGATGGATATGATCACCATCCCCATCTCCACAACTTGTCCAGGCTTTCTATGTGTACTAGTAGGAGTTCCACCTATGGTGCTCCTGATCAGGATgaaattgatgatgatgttgatggTAACTACTTCTACCAAGGCCTACATCAAGATCAAGATCATGATGCCCAAGAACAGAGTGGTATGAGTATGTACATGTCACTCTTGTCCATGGAAAGCTTTGACGGGGATGTAGACGAGGAGGAAACATTGTCATCCAATGATAAACGAACCAAACAAGTACTACTGGAAGCTGGGCTGTCCTCCGACTCTGACAAGGAACCCGGCTGCTGTTACTCGCTTCCAGCGACACCCCCAAGACCAAGGACTCAGGCTAGTGCTCCAGCGGGAATGTTCAATTATAAGCATGACAATCCCATGTTGGTCAAAGAGTATGCCAGCGAGAACGAAGCTCAAACGCTGATGAGCGTCGATTCCAAGAAGAGGAGCAGGAGAAGTAGGAGGAGAATCTCATCAGACAACAAGGAGAACATGAATATGATGATGACGAGGATGGGTAGTAATCAGCTTGACCATTGTCATAGCTTTAGTGGGGAGAGTGAGGGTGGCTCTGGTACAGGGGTGGTGGTGATAACAAGGCCCAAAGGAGGGAGGAGGTCCCTGTGCATGGACTTGGAGGAAGTCAAGGCTTGCAGAGATCTTGGATTTGAGTTGGAACACCAGCACATGCTGCAGGAGATGCCCTCTCGTCTTTCTCTCTCCACCCCAACCCCAACTCTCACTCTCGATACCAACACTACCTGCAGTAGCGGTGGCAATTCCCCCATCGCTAACTGGCGCATCTCAAGCCCTG GTGACGACCCACGGGATGTCAAGGCTCGCCTCAAGGTCTGGGCGCAGGCAGTGGCACTGGCATCCACATCAAGACAAGGCAGCGGAGCCGACTAA
- the LOC18788028 gene encoding charged multivesicular body protein 7, translated as MEESERVREVIRKQVGDDWDDEVMSRSRFKALSGQRSDWEPTYLFWRDLILSVARQLGLFIIKPSHLNNQWFNRGGLTPLSLDRVLFEMYNEGEIVLPSVDLVDPTAGRLSQVFTRLTNSMIRRSRTTTPQLLMSQDRLILTSLLKHKAVEVVKLLSECHWTSSCIVTMKRFQDICGGAYEASALLSHLSAQGKARYLSLSKGDFIEGVKVSLSASSVPSISSLDCDVLHLIWTTEKLQQQLNVIDQRCQTSRKSALACLNSGNKKVALRHVRQLKLANESRENCATLLNRVEEVLDVIASAESTKKVSEAIQIGAQAIKENKMSVEEVQHSLQEIEESIDTQKQIENALESTSLYTVDEDEEGIEEEFKKLELDIEVNSAGETEASKSAESLIDSLSNLKLVDDVLARTPAVQGTVETIRNNKTETPVLETA; from the exons ATggaagagagtgagagagtgagGGAGGTGATAAGGAAACAAGTGGGGGATGATTGGGATGATGAAGTGATGAGCAGATCCCGATTCAAGGCGTTGAGTGGCCAGAGATCCGACTGGGAACCCACTTACCTCTTCTGGAGAGATTTAATCCTCAGCGTTGCTCGCCAACTCGGCCTTTTCATCATCAAACCCTCTCACCTCAACAACCAATGGTTCAATCGAGGAGGCCTCACCCCATTATCCCTCGACCGTGTCTTG TTTGAAATGTACAATGAAGGTGAGATTGTGCTGCCCAGCGTGGATCTTGTGGACCCCACTGCAGGGCGTCTCTCCCAGGTTTTCACAAGACTTACCAACTCCATGATTAGGAGGAGCAGGACCACCACTCCTCAACTTCTTATGTCCCAGGATCGTCTCATTCTTACCTCACTTTTGAAG CATAAAGCTGTTGAAGTTGTGAAACTTTTATCTGAATGTCATTGGACATCTTCGTGCATTGTCACCATGAAGAGGTTCCAGGACATATGTGGAGGAGCCTATGAAGCTTCTGCACTCTTGTCTCACTTGTCAGCACAAGGGAAGGCACGCTATCTCTCACTTTCCAAGGGAGACTTCATAGAG GGTGTGAAAGTTTCCCTCTCAGCATCTTCCGTTCCTAGTATTTCAAGTCTAGATTGCGATGTTCTGCACCTGATTTGGACAACAGAAAAGCTTCAACAACAACTTAATGTGATTGACCAACGTTGTCAAAC GTCAAGAAAATCAGCATTAGCTTGTTTGAATTCTGGAAACAAGAAAGTGGCGCTGAGGCATGTAAGGCAGTTAAAGTTGGCCAATGAGAGTAGAGAAAATTGTGCAACGCTCTTGAATAGAGTGGAGGAAGTCCTCGATGTTATTGCAAGTGCTGAATCCACAAAGAAG GTTTCTGAAGCCATCCAAATTGGAGCTCAAGCaataaaggaaaataagaTGAGTGTGGAAGAAGTCCAACATAGCTTACAAGAAATTGAGGAGAGCATTGATACACAAAAGCAAATAGAAAATGCTTTAG AATCAACTTCGTTGTACACAGTTGATGAGGATGAAGAAGGTATTGAAGAGGAGTTCAAGAAATTAGAGCTGGATATTGAGGTTAACAGTGCAGGAGAAACAGAGGCTTCGAAATCCGCTGAATCATTGATAGACTCCTTATCAAATCTCAAGCTTGTGGATGATGTTCTAGCAAGAACACCAGCAGTTCAGGGCACTGTTGAAACAAtaagaaacaacaaaacagAAACTCCCGTGCTTGAAACAGCCTAA